From Salipiger profundus, a single genomic window includes:
- a CDS encoding aminotransferase class IV family protein: protein MESALRDRTDPALRVIETMLWLPGTGIVRERMHLARCARTCAALGFRHDPQAIGLRLWAVQSDTPLRLRMTVGREGDVALEQQPFDLGSAPELARVAVAAARLDPADPFLRHKTTHRPLYDAALREKPAGLFEVLFFNTRGELCEGAFTNVFLRREGRMLTPPVSSGLLPGVLREALLLTGEAEEAVLTQDDLEQAEALWVGNSLRGLIPAALA from the coding sequence ATGGAAAGCGCGCTTCGTGACAGGACTGATCCCGCGCTCCGCGTGATCGAAACCATGCTCTGGCTGCCGGGGACGGGCATCGTCCGCGAGCGGATGCATCTTGCGCGCTGCGCCCGGACCTGTGCGGCGCTCGGGTTCCGGCACGATCCGCAGGCCATCGGTTTGCGGCTCTGGGCGGTCCAGTCCGACACGCCGCTGCGTCTGCGCATGACCGTCGGCCGCGAGGGCGACGTGGCGCTCGAACAGCAGCCGTTCGATCTCGGCTCGGCGCCCGAGCTCGCGCGGGTGGCAGTGGCCGCGGCGCGGCTCGATCCCGCCGACCCCTTCCTGCGTCACAAGACGACCCACCGACCGCTCTACGACGCGGCGCTGCGCGAGAAGCCGGCGGGCCTGTTCGAGGTGCTGTTCTTCAACACGCGGGGCGAGCTCTGCGAGGGCGCCTTTACCAACGTCTTCCTGCGCCGTGAGGGGCGGATGCTCACGCCGCCCGTGTCCTCGGGTCTGCTGCCGGGGGTGCTGCGCGAGGCGCTGCTGCTGACCGGCGAGGCCGAGGAGGCGGTGCTTACTCAGGATGATCTCGAGCAGGCCGAGGCGCTCTGGGTGGGCAATTCGCTGCGCGGGCTGATCCCGGCGGCGCTGGCCTGA